The Serpentinimonas maccroryi genome has a segment encoding these proteins:
- a CDS encoding shikimate dehydrogenase family protein, with the protein MINGHTEIIAHIGFPTHSFKSPQIYNPYFRSIGENSVVVPLACEARDYPQFLRAIFALRNIRGALVTMPHKMTTLNLVDVASPAAMVAGACNAVKKGADGRLLGDMFDGEGFSRALLRKGHPIKGSKVLIVGCGGVGSAIAAALAAHQPAMLRLHDRQAESAHALAQRLQTYFPATRVAVTDNDPAGMDTVINASPLGMNPDDPLPLDVQRLAPQTLVGDVVMAQTLTPLLAAAQQRGCPIQIGTDMLFEQIPVYLEYFGYPSTDAQTLRSLAQLEA; encoded by the coding sequence ATGATCAACGGCCACACTGAAATCATCGCCCACATTGGCTTTCCCACGCACAGCTTCAAGTCGCCGCAGATCTACAACCCCTACTTTCGCTCGATCGGTGAAAACTCGGTGGTGGTGCCGCTGGCCTGCGAAGCGCGGGACTATCCGCAGTTTTTGCGCGCCATTTTTGCGCTGCGCAACATCCGCGGCGCCTTGGTGACGATGCCGCACAAGATGACCACGCTCAATCTGGTCGATGTCGCCAGCCCGGCTGCCATGGTGGCCGGGGCTTGCAACGCGGTCAAAAAGGGGGCCGATGGGCGCCTGCTGGGCGATATGTTCGACGGCGAGGGCTTCAGCCGCGCCCTGTTGCGCAAAGGACACCCGATCAAGGGCAGCAAGGTGTTGATCGTGGGCTGCGGCGGCGTGGGCAGCGCCATTGCGGCCGCACTGGCGGCACACCAGCCGGCCATGCTGCGCCTGCACGACCGCCAGGCCGAGAGCGCGCACGCGCTGGCGCAGCGCCTGCAAACCTATTTCCCGGCCACGCGGGTTGCAGTCACCGACAACGACCCGGCCGGGATGGACACCGTCATCAACGCCAGCCCGCTGGGCATGAACCCAGACGACCCGCTGCCGCTGGATGTGCAGCGTCTGGCCCCGCAGACGCTGGTGGGCGATGTGGTGATGGCGCAAACCCTGACGCCGCTGCTGGCGGCTGCACAGCAACGGGGCTGCCCGATCCAGATCGGCACCGACATGCTGTTTGAGCAAATTCCGGTCTATCTGGAGTATTTTGGCTACCCCAGCACCGACGCCCAGACCCTGCGCTCGTTGGCGCAACTCGAAGCCTGA
- a CDS encoding sugar phosphate isomerase/epimerase family protein, which yields MSAAQAARQVPTAFGMDTITLPGTLEAKLEAMQRAGFEQVMLKANDLVGHPGGVEAAVRAVKASGLRVTGFQVLRDFEGLSGHLHDYKVEVAKSMLELCATLESRLLLVCSSTSVHASHDLDHLAADLRKLSMLALPLGIKIAYEALSWGRVVNQFTTAWDVVCRADAPNLGLGIDSFHIFAAGTPIEEIDYIDPEKILLVQLSDFMWQETKTFAERIATARTFRVFPGEGVHSQQLVDLVLRLNALRYTGDYSFEVFNEDYLQMPLPNVVQQAKRSALWLADDVLRSSVPFPNSLRLRA from the coding sequence ATGAGCGCTGCCCAAGCTGCGCGGCAGGTGCCCACCGCCTTTGGCATGGACACCATCACGCTGCCGGGCACCCTCGAGGCCAAGCTCGAAGCCATGCAGCGCGCCGGGTTTGAGCAGGTGATGCTCAAAGCCAACGACTTGGTGGGGCACCCGGGCGGGGTCGAGGCGGCGGTGCGGGCGGTCAAGGCCAGTGGCTTGCGCGTGACCGGTTTTCAGGTGCTGCGCGATTTCGAAGGCTTGTCGGGCCATTTGCACGATTACAAGGTCGAGGTAGCCAAAAGCATGCTCGAACTGTGTGCCACGCTCGAGAGCCGCTTGCTGCTGGTGTGCTCATCCACTTCGGTGCACGCCAGCCACGACCTCGACCATTTGGCCGCCGATTTGCGCAAGCTCTCGATGCTGGCGCTGCCCTTGGGCATCAAAATCGCCTACGAGGCGCTGTCGTGGGGGCGGGTGGTGAACCAGTTCACCACCGCGTGGGACGTGGTGTGCCGCGCCGATGCGCCCAATCTGGGGCTGGGCATCGATTCGTTCCACATTTTTGCCGCCGGCACGCCGATCGAAGAAATCGACTACATCGACCCGGAAAAAATCCTGCTGGTGCAACTGTCCGATTTCATGTGGCAAGAGACCAAAACCTTTGCCGAGCGCATAGCCACGGCGCGCACCTTCAGGGTGTTCCCGGGCGAGGGGGTGCACAGCCAGCAATTGGTCGATCTGGTGCTGCGCCTGAATGCCCTGCGCTACACGGGCGATTACAGCTTCGAGGTCTTCAACGAAGACTACCTGCAAATGCCCTTGCCCAACGTGGTGCAGCAAGCCAAGCGGTCGGCGCTCTGGCTGGCCGACGATGTGCTGCGCAGCTCGGTGCCTTTTCCCAACAGCCTGCGCTTGCGCGCCTGA
- a CDS encoding tripartite tricarboxylate transporter TctB family protein encodes MSDTKPRVVGEVFFVLLLLAVSLFLLWSAYTISGFESFASAGAVPMAAAGLMAVCALVILVQTLRRPPGEPEAGLVRRLMVQVTPPALLFMLVLIVLYVVLLEQLGFLLVSFLFLYASMFVLGSFRWFLNLVVSVGTLVVIYIVFEELFSVVLPGGRLWQGVFQ; translated from the coding sequence ATGTCAGATACCAAGCCTAGGGTCGTGGGCGAAGTCTTTTTTGTGCTGCTGCTGCTGGCGGTGAGCCTGTTTTTGCTCTGGTCGGCCTACACAATCTCGGGCTTTGAGTCTTTTGCCTCGGCAGGGGCGGTGCCCATGGCCGCTGCGGGACTGATGGCGGTCTGCGCCTTGGTGATCTTGGTGCAGACGCTGCGCCGCCCACCCGGCGAGCCAGAGGCCGGCTTGGTGCGCCGCCTGATGGTGCAAGTCACCCCCCCGGCTCTGCTGTTCATGCTGGTGCTCATCGTCTTGTACGTGGTGCTGCTCGAGCAACTGGGGTTTTTATTGGTCTCTTTTTTGTTTTTGTACGCCTCGATGTTTGTGCTCGGCAGTTTCCGCTGGTTTCTGAACCTGGTGGTGAGCGTGGGCACGCTGGTGGTGATCTACATTGTGTTTGAAGAGCTGTTTTCGGTCGTTTTGCCGGGTGGTCGCCTGTGGCAAGGGGTGTTTCAATAA
- a CDS encoding PQQ-dependent sugar dehydrogenase has translation MALTGLILVLALWLSAAQAQASPVRTQVLAQGLEHPWALAFIGPEQVLVSERAGRLRVVGFDGRISAPLQGLPDIDEGGQGGLLDVISDSAFASNRTIYFCYSEPAPAGGGNSTALASARLSADLRRLEQVRVLFRQSPKVGSRHHFGCRIVEAPDGHLFLTLGDRFSRMDDAQTLDNHHGKVVRVAKDGSVPRDNPLLGRAGALPEIWSWGHRNPQGAAWGPDGQLWIHDHGPRGGDELNRVLPGRNYGWPVITHGVNYIGTRIGAGITEHPGMEQPLVHWTPSIAPSGMAFLRSNRYGPQWQGNLFVGALRGQHLLRLQLEGTRVLAQQRLLEDLGQRIRDVREGPDGLLYVLTDERDGQLIRLLPP, from the coding sequence TTGGCCCTTACAGGGCTGATTCTGGTGCTGGCACTGTGGCTCAGCGCTGCCCAGGCGCAAGCCAGCCCGGTGCGCACCCAGGTGCTGGCGCAGGGGCTGGAGCACCCGTGGGCGCTGGCCTTCATCGGCCCCGAACAGGTGCTGGTGAGCGAGCGCGCCGGGCGCTTGCGCGTGGTCGGCTTCGACGGCCGCATCAGCGCGCCGCTGCAGGGCCTGCCCGACATCGACGAAGGCGGGCAGGGCGGCCTGCTCGACGTCATCTCCGACAGCGCCTTTGCCAGCAACCGCACCATTTACTTTTGCTATTCCGAACCAGCCCCGGCCGGCGGCGGCAACTCCACCGCCTTGGCCAGCGCGCGCCTGTCGGCCGACTTGCGCCGCCTCGAGCAAGTGCGCGTGCTGTTTCGCCAAAGCCCCAAGGTCGGCAGTCGGCACCACTTTGGCTGCCGCATCGTCGAGGCGCCCGACGGCCATCTGTTCCTCACGCTGGGCGACCGCTTCAGCCGCATGGACGATGCGCAAACGCTGGACAACCACCACGGCAAGGTGGTGCGCGTGGCCAAAGACGGTTCGGTGCCGCGCGACAACCCGCTGCTGGGCCGCGCCGGCGCCCTGCCAGAAATCTGGAGCTGGGGGCACCGCAACCCGCAGGGGGCGGCTTGGGGGCCGGATGGCCAACTGTGGATTCACGACCACGGCCCGCGCGGCGGCGACGAGCTCAACCGCGTGTTGCCGGGGCGCAACTACGGCTGGCCGGTGATCACGCACGGCGTCAACTACATCGGCACGCGCATAGGGGCCGGCATCACCGAGCACCCCGGCATGGAGCAGCCGCTGGTGCACTGGACGCCCTCGATCGCGCCCTCGGGCATGGCGTTTTTGCGCAGCAACCGCTACGGGCCGCAGTGGCAGGGCAATTTGTTCGTGGGCGCGTTGCGCGGCCAGCACCTGCTGCGCCTGCAGCTCGAGGGCACGCGCGTGCTGGCCCAGCAGCGCCTGCTCGAAGACCTGGGGCAGCGCATCCGCGACGTGCGCGAAGGCCCAGACGGCCTGCTCTATGTGCTCACCGACGAGCGCGACGGCCAGCTGATCCGCCTGCTGCCGCCTTGA
- a CDS encoding PDDEXK nuclease domain-containing protein, whose product MSERPIAITAPPAGYADWLAELKIRIHSAQQRAALAVNRELVLLYWQIGRDILQRQSREGWGAKVIERLAHDLRTAFPDMKGFSPRNLKYMRSFAQAWPEAEFVQAVLAQLPWYHQLALLDKLTESAARRWYATKAIEHNWSRNVLVMQIETRAHTRAGQAITNFAERLPAPLSDLARESLKDPYRFDFLGLHDDAQERAIEQALVQHVTQFLLELGAGFAFVGRQVLLEVGGDEFFIDLLFYHLKLRCYVVIELKGGQFKPEHLGQLGFYLTAVDRQIKGEHDQPTIGLLLCKSKNKVVAEYALGDKTQPMGVAEFKLLESLPAELQTGLPSIEQIERELQALPGVPTEGD is encoded by the coding sequence ATGAGCGAGCGCCCGATTGCCATCACCGCGCCGCCAGCGGGCTATGCCGACTGGCTGGCCGAGCTCAAAATCCGCATCCACAGCGCTCAGCAGCGCGCCGCGCTGGCGGTGAACCGCGAGCTGGTGCTGCTGTACTGGCAGATAGGCCGCGACATCTTGCAGCGCCAAAGCCGCGAGGGCTGGGGCGCCAAGGTGATCGAGCGGCTGGCGCACGATTTGCGCACCGCCTTCCCGGACATGAAGGGGTTTTCGCCGCGCAACCTCAAGTACATGCGCAGTTTTGCCCAAGCTTGGCCCGAGGCTGAATTTGTGCAAGCGGTGCTTGCACAATTGCCTTGGTACCACCAGCTTGCCCTACTGGACAAGTTGACCGAGAGCGCGGCACGGCGCTGGTATGCCACCAAGGCGATTGAGCACAACTGGTCGCGCAACGTCTTGGTGATGCAGATCGAAACCCGCGCCCACACCCGCGCAGGCCAAGCCATCACCAACTTTGCCGAGCGCCTGCCAGCGCCGCTCTCCGACTTGGCGCGCGAGTCGCTGAAGGACCCTTATCGCTTTGATTTTTTGGGTTTGCACGATGATGCACAGGAGCGCGCCATCGAGCAAGCGCTGGTGCAGCATGTGACGCAGTTTTTGCTCGAGCTGGGCGCAGGCTTTGCCTTTGTGGGGCGGCAGGTGCTGCTGGAGGTAGGGGGCGACGAGTTCTTCATCGACCTGCTGTTCTACCACCTGAAGCTGCGCTGCTACGTGGTGATCGAGCTCAAAGGCGGCCAGTTCAAGCCCGAGCATCTGGGGCAACTGGGTTTTTACCTCACTGCGGTGGACCGCCAGATCAAGGGTGAGCACGACCAACCCACCATCGGCCTGCTGCTGTGCAAGAGCAAGAACAAAGTGGTAGCCGAGTATGCCTTGGGCGACAAGACCCAACCCATGGGCGTGGCCGAGTTCAAGCTGCTGGAATCGTTGCCGGCTGAACTGCAAACCGGCCTGCCCAGCATTGAACAGATTGAGCGCGAGTTGCAGGCCCTACCCGGTGTGCCGACGGAAGGCGATTGA
- a CDS encoding hemerythrin domain-containing protein encodes MISPRSQIALFDFLDQSHRDLQRHLLLLRATVEACQTQTLDAAGRRQARTVLDFFNGEARQHHLDEEAHIFPVLLASRDEELAAAARRLVQDHGWLEENWLHIAPAISALSTGSQWFDHAELQHALEVFEALYLDHLLLEESLAYPEAQKRLQAYDQAGMGREMAQRRAQTRSATAPA; translated from the coding sequence ATGATAAGCCCCCGCTCCCAAATCGCCCTGTTTGACTTTTTGGATCAATCCCACCGCGACTTGCAACGCCACTTGCTTTTGTTGCGCGCCACGGTCGAGGCCTGCCAGACACAGACGCTCGACGCCGCCGGGCGCCGGCAGGCGCGCACAGTGCTGGATTTTTTCAACGGCGAAGCGCGCCAACACCATCTGGACGAAGAGGCCCACATCTTTCCGGTGCTGCTGGCCAGCCGCGACGAAGAACTGGCTGCCGCCGCGCGCCGCTTGGTACAAGACCACGGCTGGCTGGAAGAAAACTGGCTGCACATCGCACCCGCCATCTCTGCATTGAGCACGGGCAGCCAATGGTTTGACCACGCCGAGCTGCAACACGCGCTGGAGGTGTTCGAGGCGCTGTACCTCGATCACCTGCTGCTCGAAGAATCGCTGGCCTACCCGGAAGCGCAAAAGCGCCTGCAAGCCTACGACCAAGCGGGCATGGGTCGCGAGATGGCACAGCGGCGCGCCCAAACGCGCAGCGCCACTGCGCCAGCCTGA
- a CDS encoding tripartite tricarboxylate transporter substrate binding protein, translating to MSLDKRQFMGATLAALASASMSKLALAQAPFPTRDLNGIIQFGAGGGTDISMRGYAPHAERVLGRNIVLSNRPGAAGAIAANFVRQQPADGYTLLMGAEPQALFRVMGVADFDYNEFFPVNIAAMANTILLVTRPDAPWNTMQDILSFVQANPRRVRQYLSGIGTVPFTVNLMISRLTRFETLMVPFDGDGPAIAALQGGHLDIGFLTSAAAIEHVRAGRLKALGVLSDQPFQGIAPMTNAPSLAGLPRFLPWGAWFGVFVRREVPDAAKARLVAAFREAGNNPDYRRMMEGRGNTMLNLGGDEAQRFINRWTSTTAWLYQDAGQARVNPETLGIPRPR from the coding sequence ATGTCGCTCGACAAACGTCAATTCATGGGTGCTACGCTCGCTGCGCTGGCCAGCGCCTCGATGAGCAAGCTCGCCTTGGCCCAAGCGCCCTTTCCCACCCGCGACCTCAACGGCATCATCCAGTTTGGTGCCGGCGGTGGCACCGACATCAGCATGCGCGGTTATGCGCCGCACGCCGAGCGCGTGCTGGGGCGCAACATCGTGCTCTCGAACCGCCCGGGCGCGGCCGGCGCGATCGCCGCCAACTTCGTGCGCCAGCAACCGGCCGATGGCTACACCCTGCTCATGGGGGCCGAGCCGCAAGCGCTGTTTCGCGTCATGGGGGTGGCCGACTTCGATTACAACGAGTTTTTCCCGGTCAACATTGCCGCCATGGCCAACACCATTTTGTTGGTCACGCGCCCCGATGCGCCGTGGAACACCATGCAGGATATTTTGAGCTTCGTGCAGGCCAACCCACGCCGGGTGCGCCAATACCTGTCCGGCATCGGCACGGTGCCCTTTACCGTCAACCTGATGATCTCCAGACTGACGCGCTTCGAAACCCTAATGGTGCCCTTCGACGGCGACGGGCCAGCCATCGCTGCCCTGCAAGGCGGCCACCTAGATATCGGTTTCCTCACCTCGGCGGCCGCGATTGAGCACGTGCGCGCTGGTCGCCTCAAAGCCTTGGGGGTGTTGAGCGACCAGCCGTTCCAAGGCATTGCCCCCATGACCAACGCGCCATCGCTGGCTGGTTTGCCGCGCTTCTTGCCTTGGGGTGCTTGGTTTGGCGTGTTCGTGCGGCGCGAGGTGCCCGATGCCGCCAAGGCGCGGCTGGTGGCGGCTTTCCGCGAAGCGGGCAACAACCCCGACTACCGGCGCATGATGGAGGGGCGCGGCAACACCATGCTCAACCTCGGCGGCGACGAGGCGCAGCGCTTCATCAACCGCTGGACCTCGACCACCGCCTGGCTCTACCAAGACGCTGGCCAAGCGCGGGTGAACCCGGAAACGCTGGGCATTCCCCGGCCACGCTGA
- a CDS encoding tripartite tricarboxylate transporter permease — protein sequence MELVHAFFASWIDPWLLLLAAIGTFAGIYIGAIPGLSVTMAVSILVSFTFKWPIHDALVLISGIFLGGVYGGSRSAILLNIPGAPAAVATTLDGYPLAKMGEAGKAIGLSTVMSVIGGFVGIAVLAIGAPLISDLALMFSPRDYLLLAVMGLLLVGGLTGDSMAKGVFAAALGVLISTVGLDPLTAEARLTFDSLQLSAGINFIAAMIGLFGVAEVLAQMHYLHVKAVKQNVSKIIPSWALVKQHFPLSMRSSAIGVGIGALPGAGGDIASLMAYDHARRSTKNPSRPFGQGAYEGVVAPESANNASVGGAYIPMMTLGIPGDAVTAVIIGAMFIHGLRPGPLLMTETPDLFWFIVGSLVLANIFLLIFGLTGIRIFAKVVETPKAFLLPVILILSAVGAYAINNNPVDVYWMLGFGVLGYLMKIYGFPVAPVILGIVLGPLLERSYRQSILMTGEDPVLFFTEFFTSPISVILLLALGFSLLVSTPWWKRWRSRGK from the coding sequence ATGGAACTGGTGCACGCCTTCTTTGCCTCTTGGATCGACCCGTGGCTGTTGCTGCTGGCCGCGATCGGCACCTTTGCCGGGATTTACATCGGCGCCATACCGGGCCTGTCGGTCACCATGGCGGTGTCGATTCTGGTTTCGTTCACCTTCAAGTGGCCGATACATGACGCGCTGGTGCTGATTTCCGGCATCTTTCTGGGTGGGGTGTATGGCGGCTCGCGCAGCGCCATTTTGCTCAACATACCGGGCGCGCCGGCGGCCGTGGCCACCACGCTGGACGGCTACCCCTTGGCCAAAATGGGCGAAGCGGGCAAGGCGATCGGCCTGTCCACCGTCATGTCGGTGATCGGCGGTTTTGTCGGCATTGCGGTGCTGGCGATCGGGGCGCCATTGATTTCCGATCTGGCCCTGATGTTCAGCCCGCGCGATTACCTGCTGCTGGCCGTGATGGGTTTGTTGCTGGTGGGCGGGCTCACGGGCGACTCGATGGCCAAAGGCGTTTTTGCCGCCGCCCTCGGGGTGCTGATCTCGACCGTGGGGCTGGACCCGCTCACCGCCGAGGCGCGCCTGACTTTCGATTCGTTGCAGCTGTCGGCGGGCATCAACTTCATTGCCGCCATGATCGGGCTGTTTGGCGTGGCCGAGGTGCTGGCGCAGATGCATTACCTGCACGTCAAGGCGGTCAAGCAAAACGTGAGCAAGATCATCCCGTCTTGGGCGCTGGTCAAGCAGCACTTTCCGCTTTCCATGCGCAGCTCGGCCATCGGGGTGGGCATCGGGGCGTTGCCGGGTGCCGGTGGCGACATTGCGTCCTTGATGGCTTACGACCACGCACGGCGCTCGACCAAAAACCCCTCGCGCCCCTTTGGTCAGGGCGCCTACGAAGGGGTGGTGGCACCCGAGAGCGCCAACAACGCCTCGGTCGGCGGGGCCTACATTCCCATGATGACGCTGGGCATTCCGGGCGATGCCGTGACGGCGGTGATCATCGGCGCCATGTTCATCCACGGCCTGCGCCCTGGGCCGCTGCTGATGACCGAGACGCCCGATTTGTTCTGGTTCATCGTCGGCTCGCTCGTGCTGGCCAACATTTTCTTGCTCATCTTTGGCCTGACCGGCATCCGCATTTTTGCCAAGGTGGTCGAAACACCGAAGGCCTTTTTGTTGCCGGTGATCTTGATTCTGTCCGCCGTCGGCGCCTACGCGATCAACAACAACCCGGTCGATGTGTACTGGATGCTGGGCTTTGGCGTGCTGGGTTACCTGATGAAGATTTACGGCTTCCCGGTGGCGCCGGTGATCTTGGGGATCGTGCTGGGGCCCTTATTGGAGCGCAGTTACCGCCAGTCGATCCTGATGACGGGCGAAGACCCGGTGCTGTTCTTCACCGAGTTTTTCACCTCGCCGATCTCCGTCATCCTGCTGCTGGCCTTGGGCTTTAGCTTGCTGGTGAGCACGCCGTGGTGGAAGCGCTGGCGCAGCCGGGGTAAGTAG
- the lysS gene encoding lysine--tRNA ligase translates to MADDTHLPADENHLISERRAKLQALRQAQAAGGPVAFPNDIKPQQRAEALHAEYGALSKEMLEPLQVRASVAGRMMLKRVMGKASFATLQDGSFGPTEGRIQIYLNDASVGAEQHAAFKHWDLGDIVAAEGTLFKTRTGELTLQVERLRLVTKSLRPLPDKFHGVHDQELKYRQRYVDLITDPQARRRFLARSLAVSSLREFMLAHDFLEVETPMLQPIPGGANARPFVTHHNALEQDMYLRIAPELYLKRLLVGGFERVFEINRNFRNEGISVRHNPEFTMMEFYAGYWNHLDLMVFTEQMIRHVAQRVCGGTRLQYQGRDVDLGAPFERLTIREAIAKYSHAGAHADDRAWLQTQLQQLGLDPVKQRLAERSLAGLQVMYFEETVEPQLWQPTFICNHPTEISPLARASDTDPSITERFELYISGREVANGFSELNDAEDQAARFAAQAGHKDGGDDEAMYYDADFVRALEYGMPPAGGCGIGIDRLLMLLTDSPSIRDVILFPALRREG, encoded by the coding sequence ATGGCCGACGACACGCACCTGCCCGCCGACGAAAACCACCTGATCTCCGAGCGGCGCGCCAAGCTGCAGGCGCTGCGCCAAGCGCAGGCGGCTGGGGGGCCGGTGGCGTTCCCCAATGACATCAAGCCGCAGCAGCGCGCCGAGGCCTTGCACGCCGAGTACGGGGCCTTGAGCAAAGAGATGCTCGAGCCGCTGCAGGTGCGCGCCAGCGTGGCCGGGCGCATGATGCTCAAGCGCGTGATGGGCAAAGCCAGCTTTGCCACGCTGCAAGACGGCTCCTTTGGGCCCACCGAGGGGCGCATCCAGATCTACCTCAACGACGCCAGCGTCGGGGCCGAGCAGCACGCCGCCTTCAAGCACTGGGATCTGGGCGACATCGTGGCCGCCGAGGGCACCCTGTTCAAAACCCGCACCGGCGAGCTCACGCTGCAAGTCGAGCGGCTGCGCTTGGTCACCAAGAGCCTGCGGCCGCTGCCCGACAAATTTCACGGCGTACACGACCAAGAGCTCAAGTACCGCCAGCGCTACGTCGATCTGATCACCGACCCGCAAGCGCGTCGCCGCTTTCTGGCGCGCAGCCTGGCCGTGAGCAGCCTGCGCGAGTTCATGCTGGCGCACGACTTTCTCGAGGTCGAAACGCCCATGCTGCAGCCCATACCGGGCGGCGCCAATGCGCGGCCTTTCGTCACGCACCACAACGCGCTCGAGCAGGACATGTACCTGCGCATCGCCCCCGAGCTCTACCTCAAGCGGCTGCTGGTGGGCGGTTTCGAGCGCGTGTTCGAGATCAACCGCAACTTCCGCAACGAAGGCATCAGCGTGCGCCACAACCCCGAGTTCACCATGATGGAGTTCTACGCGGGCTACTGGAACCACCTCGACCTGATGGTGTTTACCGAGCAGATGATCCGCCACGTGGCGCAGCGTGTCTGTGGCGGCACGCGGTTGCAGTACCAAGGGCGCGATGTGGATTTGGGCGCGCCGTTCGAGCGCCTCACCATCCGCGAGGCCATCGCCAAGTACAGCCACGCCGGCGCCCACGCCGACGACCGCGCCTGGCTGCAAACCCAGTTGCAGCAGCTCGGCCTCGACCCAGTCAAGCAGCGGCTGGCCGAGCGCAGCCTGGCCGGTTTGCAAGTCATGTACTTTGAAGAAACCGTCGAGCCGCAGCTGTGGCAGCCCACCTTCATCTGCAACCACCCGACCGAAATCTCGCCGCTGGCGCGCGCTTCCGATACTGACCCGAGCATTACCGAGCGCTTCGAGCTCTACATCAGCGGGCGCGAAGTGGCCAACGGCTTTAGCGAGCTCAACGACGCCGAAGACCAAGCCGCGCGCTTTGCCGCCCAAGCGGGCCACAAAGACGGCGGCGACGACGAGGCCATGTACTACGACGCCGACTTCGTGCGCGCGCTCGAGTACGGCATGCCGCCGGCCGGCGGTTGCGGCATCGGCATCGACCGCTTGCTGATGCTGCTCACCGACAGCCCCAGCATCCGCGACGTGATTCTGTTCCCGGCGCTGCGCCGGGAGGGCTGA
- the rpoH gene encoding RNA polymerase sigma factor RpoH — MSSTALAPFTPYQLAPSAPVGWTGTSALVLPPLGNLDAYISAVNRLPLLTAEEEHDYAQRLQQHNDLEAAGRLVMSHLRLVVSVSRQYLGYGLPHADLIQEGNVGLMKAVKRFDPQQGVRLVSYALHWIKAEIHEYIIKNWRMVRVATTKAQRKLFFNLRSMKQAFKAQASDADTHREQLSEFEVDAMARELKVRRADVLEMQTRLAGGDVVLDPSPGDDGEEAYGPIAYLADNGHEPSAVLEARERDHLASEGVQQALGQLDERARRIVSERWLKVADDGSGGMTLHQLAAEYGVSAERIRQIEAAALKKMRLALEAA; from the coding sequence ATGAGCAGCACCGCCCTTGCCCCGTTTACGCCTTACCAACTCGCGCCCTCCGCCCCCGTGGGCTGGACGGGCACCTCGGCGCTGGTCTTGCCCCCGCTGGGCAACCTAGACGCCTACATCAGCGCCGTCAACCGCCTGCCGCTGCTCACCGCCGAGGAAGAGCACGACTACGCGCAGCGCCTGCAGCAGCACAACGACCTCGAGGCCGCCGGGCGGCTGGTGATGTCGCACCTGCGGCTGGTGGTGTCGGTGTCGCGCCAGTACCTGGGCTACGGCCTGCCGCACGCCGACCTGATCCAAGAGGGCAACGTGGGGCTGATGAAGGCCGTCAAGCGCTTCGACCCGCAGCAGGGGGTGCGGCTGGTGAGCTACGCGCTGCACTGGATCAAGGCCGAAATCCACGAATACATCATCAAAAACTGGCGCATGGTGCGCGTGGCCACGACCAAGGCGCAGCGCAAGCTGTTTTTCAACCTGCGCAGCATGAAGCAGGCTTTCAAGGCGCAGGCGAGCGATGCCGACACGCACCGCGAGCAACTGAGCGAGTTCGAGGTGGACGCGATGGCGCGCGAGCTCAAGGTGCGCCGCGCCGACGTGCTCGAGATGCAGACCCGGCTCGCTGGCGGCGACGTGGTGCTCGACCCCAGCCCGGGCGACGACGGCGAGGAGGCCTACGGCCCGATCGCCTACTTGGCCGACAACGGCCACGAACCGAGTGCGGTGCTGGAGGCGCGCGAGCGCGACCACTTGGCCAGCGAGGGCGTGCAGCAGGCGCTGGGGCAGCTCGATGAGCGCGCGCGCCGCATTGTGAGCGAGCGCTGGCTCAAGGTGGCCGACGACGGCAGCGGCGGCATGACGCTGCACCAACTGGCGGCCGAATACGGCGTGAGCGCCGAGCGCATTCGGCAGATCGAGGCTGCGGCGCTGAAAAAAATGCGCTTGGCGCTGGAGGCGGCTTAA